A window from Aquabacterium sp. NJ1 encodes these proteins:
- a CDS encoding efflux RND transporter permease subunit, with the protein MPRFFIDRPIFAWVIALFILVFGGVAITQLPIAQYPTVAPPSVVISATYPGASAKTLDESVISVIEQELNGSPGLAYMESVSQANGTGSITVTFETGTNIDLAQVDVQNRLSRASPRLPAAVTQQGVKVDKSRSNVLLFVMLSSTNPAYDPVALGDYASRNILPELQRVKGIGQVQLYGTERAMRVWVDPAKLVSYGLSVAEVNAAIKAQNSLVPAGALGDRPNLIDQTMTATVVVNGQLENVDQFANIVLRAKPDGSTVRLKDVARLELGGQTYGTYARLNGKPAVGMAVQLSPTGNALESAKLVKARMIELQKYFPQGVSYSFPYDTSGFIQVSISQVVETLVEAVILVFLVMYLFLQNFRYTLIPTLVVPVALLGTFGVMSVAGFSINVLTMFGMVLAIGILVDDAIVVVENVERLMAQEGLSPYEATKKAMSQISGAIIGITVVLVSVFIPMAFFAGSVGNIYRQFSLSMVASMLFSAFLALSLTPALCATLLKPVPDDHHEKGGFFGWFNRFFTSTTHGYENFAAKLVRRGGRVLIVYVLIVGVVGWLYVRMPSAFLPNEDQGNLIVNVQLPPGATTPRTEAVIAQVEDYFMKQPEVASVVGVVGFSFSGTGQNAALGFVTLKDFDQRKGEAHSSQALAKRAFGALMGIRDAFIYPLNPPPIRELGNATGFALRLQDRGGLGHDALLAARNQLLGMARESKVVTGLRPDGLEDAPQVQLDIDREKAYALGVSFDAISSTLSTALGSAYINDFPNQARLQRVVVQADAKARMQPEQILQLNVTNNQGQSVPLSSFVRARWVTGQMQAVRYNGYPAMRLAGDAAPGSSTGQAIAEMEAMAAKLPPGIGIEWTGLSREEQLSGSQATTLLAFSLLAVFLCLAALYESWSIPFAVMLVVPLGVLGSLLGANLRDLPNDVFFKVGLITIIGLSAKNAILIIEFARELQSKGMSVLDATLQACHLRFRPIIMTSVAFILGVLPLVVSSGAGAASQRAIGTGVMSGMIAATVLAVFFVPVFFVVVRRFFPAKPPRAEAATAAVESQHE; encoded by the coding sequence ATGCCACGCTTCTTCATTGACAGGCCCATCTTTGCCTGGGTGATCGCGCTGTTCATCCTGGTGTTCGGCGGGGTGGCCATCACCCAGCTGCCCATTGCGCAGTACCCCACGGTGGCGCCGCCTTCCGTGGTCATCAGTGCCACTTACCCTGGCGCCTCGGCCAAGACGCTGGACGAAAGCGTCATCAGCGTGATCGAGCAGGAGCTCAACGGCTCGCCCGGCCTGGCTTATATGGAATCGGTCAGCCAGGCCAACGGCACGGGCTCGATCACCGTCACCTTCGAAACGGGCACCAACATCGACCTGGCCCAGGTGGACGTGCAGAACCGCCTGTCTCGTGCCTCGCCACGCCTGCCCGCTGCCGTGACGCAGCAGGGCGTGAAGGTCGACAAGTCGCGCAGCAACGTGCTGCTGTTCGTGATGCTGTCGTCCACCAACCCGGCTTATGACCCGGTGGCCCTGGGTGACTATGCCTCGCGCAACATCCTGCCCGAGCTGCAACGCGTCAAGGGCATCGGCCAGGTGCAGCTGTACGGCACCGAGCGCGCCATGCGTGTCTGGGTGGACCCGGCCAAGCTGGTGTCCTATGGCTTGAGCGTGGCCGAGGTGAACGCCGCCATCAAGGCCCAAAACAGCCTGGTGCCCGCAGGTGCCCTGGGTGACCGCCCCAACCTGATCGACCAGACCATGACCGCCACCGTGGTGGTCAATGGCCAGCTGGAGAACGTCGACCAGTTCGCCAACATCGTGCTGCGCGCCAAGCCGGACGGCTCCACCGTGCGCCTCAAGGACGTGGCCCGCCTCGAACTCGGCGGCCAGACCTATGGCACCTACGCGCGCCTCAACGGCAAGCCCGCTGTCGGCATGGCCGTGCAGCTCTCGCCCACGGGTAACGCGCTGGAGTCGGCCAAGCTGGTCAAGGCCCGCATGATCGAACTGCAGAAGTACTTCCCGCAAGGCGTGAGCTACTCCTTCCCGTATGACACCTCGGGCTTCATCCAGGTGTCAATCAGCCAGGTGGTGGAGACGCTGGTGGAGGCCGTGATCCTGGTCTTCCTGGTGATGTACCTGTTCCTGCAGAACTTCCGCTACACGCTGATCCCGACGCTGGTGGTGCCCGTGGCGCTGCTGGGCACCTTCGGTGTGATGTCGGTGGCGGGCTTCTCGATCAACGTGCTGACCATGTTCGGCATGGTGCTGGCCATCGGTATCCTGGTGGACGACGCCATCGTGGTGGTGGAGAACGTCGAGCGCCTGATGGCGCAAGAGGGCCTGTCGCCTTACGAGGCCACCAAGAAGGCCATGAGCCAGATCAGTGGCGCCATCATCGGCATCACCGTGGTGCTGGTGTCCGTGTTCATCCCGATGGCCTTCTTCGCCGGCTCGGTGGGCAACATCTATCGCCAGTTCTCGCTGTCGATGGTGGCTTCGATGCTGTTCTCGGCCTTCCTGGCCTTGTCGCTGACACCGGCCTTGTGCGCCACGCTGCTCAAGCCCGTGCCCGATGACCACCATGAAAAGGGCGGCTTCTTCGGCTGGTTCAACCGCTTCTTCACGTCGACCACGCATGGCTACGAAAACTTCGCGGCCAAGCTGGTGCGCCGTGGTGGCCGTGTGCTGATCGTCTACGTGCTGATCGTGGGCGTGGTGGGCTGGTTGTATGTGCGCATGCCGTCTGCCTTCCTGCCCAATGAAGACCAGGGCAACCTGATCGTCAACGTGCAGCTGCCGCCTGGCGCCACCACCCCTCGCACCGAGGCCGTGATCGCGCAGGTGGAGGACTACTTCATGAAGCAGCCCGAGGTGGCTTCGGTGGTGGGCGTGGTTGGCTTCAGCTTCTCCGGCACTGGCCAGAACGCGGCGCTGGGCTTCGTCACCTTGAAGGACTTCGACCAGCGCAAGGGTGAGGCGCATTCCTCGCAAGCCCTGGCCAAGCGTGCCTTCGGCGCCTTGATGGGCATCCGTGACGCCTTCATCTACCCGCTGAACCCGCCGCCGATCCGCGAACTGGGTAACGCCACCGGCTTTGCCCTGCGCCTGCAGGACCGTGGTGGCCTGGGTCACGACGCCTTGCTGGCGGCGCGCAACCAGTTGCTGGGCATGGCCCGCGAGAGCAAGGTGGTGACGGGCTTGCGCCCTGACGGCCTGGAAGACGCGCCGCAAGTGCAGCTGGACATCGACCGCGAGAAGGCCTATGCCCTGGGCGTGAGCTTCGACGCGATCAGCTCGACGCTGTCTACCGCCTTGGGTTCGGCCTACATCAACGACTTCCCCAACCAGGCTCGCCTGCAGCGTGTGGTGGTGCAGGCCGATGCCAAGGCCCGCATGCAGCCCGAGCAGATCCTGCAGCTCAACGTGACCAACAACCAGGGTCAGAGCGTGCCGCTGTCATCCTTCGTGCGGGCACGCTGGGTGACCGGCCAGATGCAGGCCGTGCGCTACAACGGCTACCCTGCCATGCGCCTGGCCGGTGATGCCGCGCCCGGATCGTCCACGGGTCAGGCCATTGCCGAGATGGAAGCCATGGCTGCCAAGCTGCCCCCGGGCATCGGCATCGAGTGGACGGGCTTGTCGCGTGAAGAGCAGTTGTCGGGTTCGCAAGCCACCACGCTGCTGGCCTTCTCCTTGCTGGCCGTGTTCCTGTGCCTGGCCGCGCTGTATGAAAGCTGGTCCATCCCGTTTGCGGTGATGCTGGTGGTGCCGCTGGGTGTGCTGGGTTCGCTGCTGGGTGCCAACCTGCGTGACCTGCCCAACGACGTGTTCTTCAAGGTGGGTCTGATCACCATCATCGGCTTGTCGGCCAAGAACGCCATCCTGATCATCGAGTTTGCGCGTGAGCTGCAAAGCAAGGGCATGAGCGTGCTGGACGCCACCTTGCAAGCCTGCCACCTGCGCTTCCGCCCGATCATCATGACCTCGGTGGCCTTCATCCTCGGGGTGCTGCCCCTGGTGGTCTCCAGCGGTGCAGGCGCGGCCAGCCAGCGCGCCATCGGTACCGGCGTGATGAGCGGCATGATCGCCGCCACCGTGCTGGCCGTGTTCTTCGTGCCCGTGTTCTTCGTGGTGGTGCGTCGCTTCTTCCCGGCCAAGCCGCCGCGCGCTGAAGCTGCCACTGCTGCAGTGGAGTCTCAACATGAATAA
- a CDS encoding SapC family protein translates to MKTLMMYERLVPLDREQHRTLRVHQGAGGLSFARETNSMLLAASELPLAALDYPCVFVQADASHTLVSIVGLRDKENLMIEPDGNWAEQHYVPAFVRRYPFVLAEQPGQAQMTVCLDEAFDGLDQTQGEALFDVQGQATPYLQQLQQFLLSYHQDMLATARFAQHLADLGLLVERSIDCKINGASMTLNGFKVVDETKLRALPPDTVQSLFASGALGWVHAHLLSLNNVNKLSARLGHKLLAATDAAPSPTTH, encoded by the coding sequence ATGAAGACACTGATGATGTACGAACGCCTGGTCCCGCTGGACCGCGAACAACACCGCACCCTGCGCGTCCACCAGGGTGCAGGCGGCCTGAGCTTTGCCCGCGAGACCAACTCGATGCTGCTGGCCGCCTCCGAACTGCCGCTGGCGGCGCTGGACTACCCTTGCGTGTTCGTGCAGGCCGATGCGAGCCACACGCTGGTGTCCATCGTGGGCCTGCGCGACAAGGAAAACCTGATGATCGAGCCTGATGGCAACTGGGCCGAGCAGCACTACGTGCCCGCCTTCGTGCGCCGCTACCCCTTCGTGCTGGCCGAACAACCCGGCCAGGCCCAGATGACCGTCTGCCTGGACGAAGCCTTTGATGGCCTGGACCAGACACAAGGCGAGGCCCTGTTCGATGTACAAGGCCAGGCCACGCCTTATCTGCAGCAACTGCAGCAGTTCCTGCTGTCGTACCACCAGGACATGCTGGCCACCGCCCGTTTCGCCCAGCATCTGGCCGACCTGGGCCTGCTGGTCGAGCGCAGCATCGATTGCAAGATCAATGGCGCGAGCATGACGCTCAATGGCTTCAAGGTGGTGGACGAGACCAAGCTGCGCGCCCTGCCGCCGGATACGGTTCAGTCGCTGTTTGCCTCAGGTGCGCTGGGCTGGGTGCACGCCCACCTGCTGTCACTCAACAACGTGAACAAGCTGAGCGCGCGACTGGGTCACAAGCTGCTGGCGGCAACGGATGCCGCCCCCAGCCCCACCACTCACTGA
- a CDS encoding DUF1840 domain-containing protein encodes MPVKFKSQATGDLVMVQAHAAAVLRVLGKSAEGQGILTPEDMPAALLVLKALPDQPEPAPVDPHADADEAQARAEPAFQDEKVSLRKRAWPLVKMIEEAQAASKPIVWGV; translated from the coding sequence ATGCCCGTGAAGTTCAAAAGCCAGGCCACCGGCGATCTGGTGATGGTGCAAGCCCATGCCGCCGCCGTCTTGCGTGTGCTGGGCAAGTCCGCTGAAGGGCAGGGCATCCTGACCCCTGAAGACATGCCTGCCGCGCTGCTGGTGCTCAAGGCGCTGCCCGACCAGCCCGAGCCCGCCCCCGTCGATCCCCATGCGGACGCCGATGAGGCGCAGGCCCGCGCCGAGCCCGCCTTCCAGGATGAGAAGGTCAGCCTGCGCAAGCGCGCCTGGCCGCTGGTCAAGATGATCGAAGAGGCGCAGGCCGCCAGCAAACCCATCGTCTGGGGTGTGTGA
- the ubiA gene encoding 4-hydroxybenzoate octaprenyltransferase encodes MTTLTLRDRWSLYLDLIRWNRPQGWLLLLWPTYVALWLAAGGFPGWHLLLVFTLGTILMRSAGCAVNDVADKDFDLHVQRTAQRPITSGRISVKEALAVGAVLSLVAFGLVLTTNALTIAMSFGALAVTIVYPFTKRFFSMPQAVLGVAFSFGIPMAYAAIQQQVPPVVWWLMVGNLAWVLAYDTEYAMVDRNDDLKIGIRTSAITLGRFDVIGVMGFYALCLVCWYQVGRLSGRGVFYELSLAVAAGQALWHGWLIKGRVREDCFKAFRLNHWLGLTVWLGVLVDTAWGSSLGR; translated from the coding sequence GTGACTACCTTGACCTTGCGCGACCGCTGGTCGCTCTACCTCGATCTCATCCGCTGGAACCGGCCTCAGGGCTGGCTGCTGTTGTTGTGGCCGACTTATGTGGCCTTGTGGCTGGCGGCGGGCGGTTTCCCGGGCTGGCACCTGCTGTTGGTGTTCACGCTGGGCACGATCCTGATGCGCAGCGCGGGTTGTGCCGTCAACGACGTGGCCGACAAGGATTTCGACCTGCACGTGCAGCGCACCGCGCAGCGGCCCATCACCAGTGGGCGCATTTCGGTGAAAGAAGCCTTGGCTGTGGGCGCGGTGCTGTCGCTGGTGGCCTTCGGGCTGGTGCTGACCACCAATGCGCTGACGATTGCGATGTCGTTTGGCGCGCTGGCTGTCACCATCGTCTACCCGTTTACGAAGCGCTTTTTCTCGATGCCGCAGGCGGTGCTGGGCGTGGCCTTCAGCTTCGGCATCCCGATGGCGTATGCGGCGATCCAGCAGCAGGTGCCACCTGTGGTGTGGTGGCTGATGGTGGGCAACCTGGCCTGGGTGCTGGCCTACGACACCGAGTACGCCATGGTGGACCGTAATGACGACTTGAAGATCGGCATCCGCACGTCGGCGATCACGCTGGGGCGCTTCGATGTGATCGGGGTGATGGGCTTTTATGCCTTGTGCCTGGTTTGTTGGTACCAGGTGGGGCGGCTCAGTGGGCGCGGTGTTTTTTATGAGCTGTCATTGGCAGTGGCGGCTGGGCAGGCGCTGTGGCATGGCTGGCTGATCAAGGGCCGGGTGCGTGAGGATTGCTTCAAGGCCTTCCGGCTCAACCACTGGTTGGGGCTGACGGTTTGGCTGGGGGTGCTGGTGGATACGGCTTGGGGCTCGTCGTTGGGGCGTTGA
- a CDS encoding TetR family transcriptional regulator encodes MRRTKEDAQHTRESLLDAAERLFAERGVSRTSLQDIAKVAGVTRGAVYWHFQDKAELFNAMMSRTTLPMEDTLKSIDTEREANPLAELKASMMNVMRRIAHDPRTQRVFDIATLKVEYVEELSGIRDRHLNVHGSCQNHVEATFRRAQALGQIRADLDLHVLAVTYMALVNGLIHNWMLDQTRYGLVDAADASIDLFLKGLR; translated from the coding sequence ATGCGCCGCACCAAAGAAGATGCACAACACACCCGCGAGAGCCTGCTGGACGCGGCCGAGCGGCTGTTTGCCGAACGGGGCGTGTCGCGCACCTCCCTGCAGGACATCGCCAAGGTGGCGGGTGTCACGCGGGGGGCGGTCTACTGGCACTTCCAGGACAAGGCCGAGCTGTTCAACGCGATGATGTCGCGCACCACCCTGCCGATGGAGGACACGCTCAAATCCATCGACACGGAGCGCGAAGCCAACCCGCTGGCGGAATTAAAAGCGTCCATGATGAACGTGATGCGGCGCATCGCGCATGACCCGCGCACGCAGCGGGTCTTTGACATCGCCACCCTGAAGGTCGAATACGTGGAAGAACTCTCGGGCATCCGGGATCGCCATCTGAACGTGCACGGCTCGTGCCAGAACCATGTCGAGGCCACCTTCCGCCGCGCGCAGGCGCTGGGGCAGATACGGGCTGATCTGGATTTGCATGTGCTGGCCGTGACCTACATGGCCCTGGTCAATGGCCTGATCCACAACTGGATGCTGGATCAGACCCGTTATGGCCTGGTGGATGCCGCCGATGCGAGCATCGACCTGTTTCTCAAGGGGCTGCGCTGA
- a CDS encoding efflux transporter outer membrane subunit gives MNKPFTPSKPAMRPALLSALVASAVLLMSGCSMVPVYERPAMAVPAQLPQEAASAAAGGAASTPTDAQAARAVVDLPWATYFPDTRLQGLIRLALDNNRDLRVAVLNIDQLRAAYQIQNADRFPTLNGSISGTRQPSSASPYPLTTTVTGGVTVSAFELDLFGRVKALSEAAAAQVVASEEARKTVHISLVASVANAYYALWADRWQLALTEQTLTTRQDSLKLQQLKFDSGVLNELDLRSAQSLVEAARVTRAQAQRQWAQDLNALSLLLGSPAPTDLLPPVPDANSMQAAATSKDSQAAAQTVQATLWPDLSELPVGLSSDVLLQRPDIAQAEQQLISANANIGAARAARFPRISLTASAGVVSDSLSGLFNDGRNAWSFAPSVTVPIFDAGRAAAGVDVAKVKRDIAVAQYDKAIQTAFKEVADALVARRTYAEQAQAQLAQAQAEAARLRLSTLRYDTGVASQLDLLDAQRALFSAQQALIAAQLARQQAHISVYKALGGGWQAGSTQASAQ, from the coding sequence ATGAATAAGCCGTTCACGCCCTCCAAGCCGGCCATGCGCCCGGCCTTGCTGAGTGCCCTGGTTGCCAGCGCCGTGCTGCTGATGTCGGGTTGCTCCATGGTGCCGGTGTACGAGCGGCCTGCCATGGCGGTGCCCGCCCAGTTGCCTCAAGAGGCAGCGAGCGCTGCTGCCGGTGGTGCCGCCAGCACCCCGACCGACGCACAAGCCGCCCGCGCCGTGGTGGACCTGCCCTGGGCCACTTACTTCCCGGATACCCGCCTGCAAGGCCTGATCCGCCTGGCGCTGGACAACAACCGCGACTTGCGGGTGGCGGTGCTCAACATCGACCAGTTGCGCGCGGCCTACCAGATCCAGAACGCCGACCGCTTCCCGACGCTCAACGGCAGCATCAGCGGCACTCGCCAGCCTTCGAGCGCATCGCCCTATCCGTTGACCACCACGGTGACGGGCGGTGTCACGGTGTCCGCTTTCGAGTTGGACCTGTTCGGCCGCGTCAAGGCCTTGAGTGAAGCGGCGGCCGCGCAAGTGGTGGCTTCTGAAGAAGCGCGCAAGACGGTGCACATCAGCCTGGTCGCCTCGGTGGCCAATGCCTACTACGCCTTGTGGGCCGACCGCTGGCAACTGGCCTTGACCGAGCAGACGCTCACCACACGCCAGGACTCGCTCAAGCTGCAGCAGCTGAAGTTCGACAGCGGCGTGCTCAACGAGCTGGACCTGCGCTCAGCCCAGTCCCTGGTCGAAGCCGCTCGTGTGACCCGTGCCCAGGCGCAACGCCAATGGGCACAGGATCTCAACGCCTTGAGCCTGCTGCTGGGCAGCCCCGCGCCCACTGACCTGTTGCCACCGGTGCCTGACGCCAACAGCATGCAGGCCGCAGCCACCAGCAAGGACAGCCAGGCCGCCGCACAGACCGTGCAGGCCACGCTCTGGCCTGACCTGAGCGAGCTGCCCGTGGGCTTGTCATCCGACGTGCTGCTGCAGCGCCCGGACATCGCCCAGGCCGAACAGCAGCTGATCAGCGCCAACGCCAACATCGGTGCGGCGCGCGCGGCCCGCTTCCCGCGCATCAGCCTGACGGCCAGCGCCGGCGTGGTCAGCGATTCGCTGTCGGGGCTGTTCAATGATGGCCGCAACGCCTGGAGTTTCGCGCCCTCGGTGACCGTGCCCATTTTTGATGCGGGCCGGGCCGCAGCCGGTGTGGATGTGGCCAAGGTCAAGCGCGACATCGCTGTGGCGCAGTACGACAAGGCCATCCAGACCGCTTTCAAGGAAGTGGCCGATGCCCTGGTGGCGCGCCGCACCTATGCCGAGCAGGCGCAGGCCCAACTGGCCCAGGCCCAGGCCGAAGCCGCGCGCTTGCGCTTGTCGACCTTGCGCTATGACACCGGCGTGGCCAGCCAGCTGGATCTGCTGGATGCGCAGCGCGCGCTGTTCTCGGCCCAGCAGGCCTTGATCGCGGCGCAACTGGCGCGCCAGCAGGCGCACATCAGCGTGTACAAGGCGCTGGGTGGTGGCTGGCAGGCAGGCAGCACCCAGGCCAGCGCTCAGTGA
- the proC gene encoding pyrroline-5-carboxylate reductase, giving the protein MSTPTTTPIDIAFIGGGNMATAIIGGLLRQGRNPASILVIDPMAEQRTRLTQTLGVQTAEGPSPALTQARTVVWAVKPQQFKDAAHTYAKLIGHALHYSVMAGLRTDDMANLLGTPRIVRAMPNTPALVGQGMTGLFARSEVSVVEREAIQHMVEPTGQAMWVQQEADLDAVTALSGSGPAYVFYFIEAMMQAAQDMGLSAEQGRQLALATFGGATTLAAQSTDAPSVLRERVTSKGGTTYAALTSMETAGVKAAFIAAMRAAQKRAGELGDEFGR; this is encoded by the coding sequence ATGAGCACCCCCACGACCACCCCCATCGACATCGCATTCATCGGCGGCGGCAACATGGCCACCGCCATCATCGGCGGCCTGCTGCGCCAGGGCCGTAACCCGGCCTCCATCCTGGTCATCGACCCGATGGCCGAGCAGCGCACGCGCCTGACGCAAACGCTGGGCGTGCAGACGGCGGAAGGCCCCAGCCCGGCTTTGACACAAGCCCGCACGGTGGTGTGGGCCGTCAAGCCGCAGCAGTTCAAGGACGCCGCCCACACGTATGCCAAGCTGATCGGCCACGCCCTGCATTACAGCGTGATGGCGGGCCTGCGCACCGACGACATGGCAAACCTGCTGGGCACACCGCGTATCGTGCGCGCCATGCCCAACACGCCGGCGCTGGTCGGCCAGGGCATGACGGGGCTGTTTGCACGCAGCGAGGTCAGCGTGGTGGAACGCGAAGCCATCCAGCACATGGTGGAGCCCACGGGGCAAGCCATGTGGGTGCAGCAGGAGGCTGATCTGGATGCGGTGACGGCGCTGTCGGGCTCGGGCCCGGCGTATGTGTTCTATTTCATCGAGGCCATGATGCAGGCGGCGCAGGACATGGGGCTGAGCGCAGAGCAAGGCCGCCAATTGGCGCTGGCCACGTTTGGTGGCGCCACCACGCTGGCGGCGCAGTCCACGGATGCGCCCTCGGTGTTGCGTGAGCGTGTGACGTCCAAGGGCGGCACGACGTATGCAGCGCTGACCAGCATGGAAACGGCTGGGGTGAAGGCCGCGTTCATTGCGGCGATGCGGGCGGCGCAGAAGCGGGCAGGTGAGCTGGGGGATGAGTTCGGGCGCTGA
- a CDS encoding histidine phosphatase family protein: MSDHVTRLLVIRHGETAWNTEARIQGHIDIPLNGKGRWQAERLAQALADEELHAIYSSDLARARYTAEAVAQAAGLPLKLDNTLRERHFGRFEGMTQEEVAAQWPEEARRWRERDPAYGPHGGETLQAFYDRCLDALTRLAQQHPGQSIAVVAHGGVLDCFYRAANGLELDLPRNWKITNASVNRLLYNGEGFSMVGWADNRHLDEPGIDSSVALDERTDGMVARRA; encoded by the coding sequence ATGTCAGATCACGTCACCCGCCTGCTTGTCATCCGCCACGGCGAAACCGCCTGGAACACCGAGGCCCGCATCCAGGGCCACATTGACATCCCGCTCAATGGCAAGGGGCGCTGGCAAGCCGAGCGCCTGGCCCAGGCCCTGGCTGACGAAGAACTCCACGCCATCTACAGCAGCGATCTGGCGCGCGCCCGGTACACCGCCGAGGCGGTCGCCCAGGCTGCCGGCCTGCCCCTGAAGCTCGACAACACCTTGCGCGAACGCCACTTCGGGCGTTTCGAGGGCATGACACAGGAAGAAGTGGCCGCTCAGTGGCCCGAAGAGGCCCGCCGCTGGCGCGAACGTGATCCGGCTTATGGCCCGCACGGTGGCGAAACCCTGCAAGCCTTCTACGACCGCTGCCTGGATGCCCTCACACGTCTGGCCCAGCAGCACCCGGGGCAAAGCATCGCCGTGGTGGCCCATGGCGGCGTGCTCGATTGCTTCTACCGCGCGGCCAACGGCTTGGAACTGGATCTGCCCCGTAACTGGAAGATCACCAACGCCAGCGTCAACCGCCTGCTCTACAACGGTGAAGGCTTCAGCATGGTGGGCTGGGCCGACAACCGCCACCTGGATGAACCCGGCATCGATTCTTCCGTGGCCTTGGACGAACGCACCGACGGCATGGTGGCCCGCCGCGCCTGA
- a CDS encoding efflux RND transporter periplasmic adaptor subunit — translation MAVSQEENNMVAAAKAPLVNKDQLWRWTANAVGVLALCAVAASFLTGCGQKDQQAGAGAAKPGGGMPPAQVGVVTVQPQSVPVMAELPGRLEALRTAQVRARVAGILQQRLFTEGADVKAGQTLFQIDASTYKAALDSAKATQAKAEANLAQAIALADRYQPLQAAKAISPQEYLNAQVAQRQAQADVAAAKAAVQTASINLGYASVTAPISGRIGRALVTEGALVGQGEATQLALIQQVNPLYVNFTQSANDVIKLKKAMEAGTIKKLGNQAAAVRVVLDDGTEYPLQGKLLFSDLSVDPTSGQVSLRAELPNPQGLLLPGMYVRVRLEQAEVDGGMLLPQQAVTRGSQGDIVMVVDAEGKVSPRPVKLGGARGNEWIVLGGLKAGEQVMVDGFQKMMNPKAPVKAVPWSPQQAAAAAPAAAASSAASAAAR, via the coding sequence ATGGCAGTTTCACAAGAAGAAAACAACATGGTTGCTGCAGCCAAGGCACCCTTGGTGAACAAGGATCAGCTCTGGCGCTGGACGGCCAATGCCGTGGGCGTGCTGGCCCTGTGTGCGGTTGCCGCCTCCTTCCTGACCGGTTGCGGCCAGAAGGACCAGCAGGCCGGCGCTGGCGCAGCCAAGCCCGGTGGCGGCATGCCGCCTGCCCAGGTGGGTGTGGTGACGGTGCAGCCGCAAAGCGTGCCCGTGATGGCCGAGCTGCCGGGTCGCCTGGAAGCCCTGCGCACCGCCCAGGTTCGCGCCCGCGTCGCCGGCATCCTGCAGCAGCGCCTGTTCACCGAAGGGGCGGACGTGAAGGCCGGCCAGACCTTGTTCCAGATCGACGCCAGCACCTACAAGGCCGCGCTGGACAGCGCCAAGGCCACCCAGGCCAAGGCCGAAGCCAACCTGGCGCAAGCCATCGCCCTGGCTGACCGTTACCAGCCGCTGCAGGCCGCCAAGGCCATCAGCCCGCAGGAATACCTCAACGCCCAGGTGGCGCAACGCCAGGCCCAGGCCGACGTGGCTGCCGCCAAGGCCGCCGTGCAGACCGCCAGCATCAACCTGGGTTACGCCTCGGTGACGGCGCCCATCTCGGGCCGCATCGGCCGTGCCCTGGTGACCGAAGGTGCCCTGGTGGGGCAGGGTGAAGCCACCCAGCTGGCCCTGATCCAGCAGGTCAACCCGCTGTACGTGAACTTCACGCAGTCGGCCAACGACGTCATCAAGCTCAAGAAGGCCATGGAAGCCGGCACCATCAAGAAGCTCGGCAACCAGGCTGCGGCCGTGCGCGTGGTGTTGGACGACGGCACCGAGTACCCGCTGCAGGGCAAGCTGCTGTTCTCTGACCTGAGCGTGGACCCCACCTCCGGCCAGGTCTCGCTGCGCGCCGAGCTGCCCAACCCGCAAGGGCTGCTGCTGCCCGGCATGTATGTGCGCGTGCGCCTGGAACAGGCCGAGGTGGATGGCGGCATGTTGCTGCCTCAACAGGCCGTGACCCGCGGCAGCCAGGGCGACATCGTGATGGTGGTGGACGCCGAAGGCAAGGTCAGCCCGCGCCCCGTCAAGCTGGGCGGTGCTCGCGGCAATGAATGGATCGTGCTGGGCGGCCTGAAGGCTGGCGAGCAGGTCATGGTCGATGGCTTCCAGAAGATGATGAACCCCAAGGCCCCCGTGAAGGCCGTGCCCTGGTCGCCGCAACAGGCTGCCGCTGCTGCACCTGCCGCCGCTGCATCTTCGGCTGCCTCGGCCGCTGCACGCTGA